In the Pseudoliparis swirei isolate HS2019 ecotype Mariana Trench chromosome 19, NWPU_hadal_v1, whole genome shotgun sequence genome, one interval contains:
- the LOC130209851 gene encoding alcohol dehydrogenase class-3 yields METAGKVIKCKAAVAWEAGKPLSIEEVEVAPPKAHEVRIKLFATGVCHTDAYTLSGSDPEGLFPVILGHEGAGTVESVGEGVTKFKTGDTVVPLYVPQCGECKFCKNPKTNLCQKIRVTQGRGLLPDNTSRFTCKGKQVFHFMGTSTFSEYTVVADISLAKVNEKAPLDRVCLLGCGISTGYGAALNTAKVEPGSTCAIFGLGAVGLAVIMGCKVAGATRIIGVDINAEKFEKAKEFGATEFVNPKDHSKPIQEVLVEMTDGGVDYSFECIGNVQIMRAALESCHKGWGESIIIGVAGAGQEISTRPFQLVTGRVWKGTAFGGWKSVESVPKLVEDYMNKKLKVDEFVTHTLPFDQINEGFDLMHAGKSIRTVLTF; encoded by the exons ATGGAGACAGCTGGAAAA GTCATTAAGTGCAAGGCAGCTGTTGCCTGGGAGGCTGGGAAGCCTCTTTCCattgaggaggtggaggtagcTCCACCCAAAGCCCATGAAGTTCGCATCAAG CTCTTCGCCACGGGGGTGTGTCACACGGACGCCTACACCCTGAGTGGGAGTGACCCCGAGGGACTTTTCCCTGTCATCTTGGGCCACGAGGGCGCTGGAACCGTTGAGAGCGTTGGTGAGGGCGTCACCAAATTCAAGACCG GTGACACCGTCGTCCCGCTGTATGTGCCACAGTGTGGTGAATGCAAATTCTGCAAGAATCCCAAGACCAACCTGTGCCAGAAAATTAG AGTAACACAGGGCCGAGGCCTGCTCCCTGACAACACCTCACGCTTCACTTGCAAGGGGAAGCAAGTGTTTCACTTCATGGGGACCAGCACCTTCTCGGAGTACACCGTGGTGGCCGACATCTCTCTGGCCAAGGTGAACGAGAAGGCTCCGCTGGATAGAGTGTGCCTGCTCGGATGCGGCATTTCCACAGGCTACGGTGCTGCTCTGAACACCGCCAAG GTTGAGCCCGGTTCCACATGCGCGATATTTGGCCTCGGAGCTGTCGGCTTGGCTGTCATCATGGGCTGCAAGGTTGCCGGGGCAACCAGGATCATTGGCGTGGACATCAACGCCGAGAAGTTTGAGAAAGCGAAGGAGTTTGGAGCCACTGAGTTCGTGAACCCAAAGGACCACAGCAAGCCCATCCAGGAGGTTCTGGTGGAGATGACAGACGGGGGCGTGGACTATTCGTTTGAGTGCATCGGAAATGTGCAAATCATG AGAGCTGCTCTGGAGTCTTGCCATAAAGGATGGGGCGAAAGCATCATCATCGGCGTAGCCGGAGCCGGACAGGAGATCTCCACGAGACCTTTCCAGCTGGTGACGGGCCGAGTGTGGAAGGGCACAGCCTTCGGAG GGTGGAAGAGTGTGGAGAGCGTTCCCAAACTggtggaggactacatgaaCAAGAAGCTGAAGGTGGATGAGTTTGTGACCCACACCCTGCCCTTTGACCAGATCAATGAGGGATTTGACCTCATGCATGCTGGAAAAAG TATCCGCACCGTTCTGACCTTCTGA
- the gar1 gene encoding H/ACA ribonucleoprotein complex subunit 1 isoform X2, giving the protein MSFRGGGGRGGRGGGGGGFSRGGGGGYGGGRGGGGGYGGGRGGGGFGGGRGGGFNRQQDYGPPEHVVGLGEFVHPCEDDIVVKCTTEENKVPYFNAPVYLENKEQIGKVDEIFGQIREFYFSIKLSDNMKASSFKKMQKFYIDPMKLLPLHRFLPRPPGEKGPPRGGRGGRGGGFRGGRGGGFGGGRGGGFGGGRGGGFRGGSRGGGFRGGRGDGGGRGFRGSR; this is encoded by the exons ATGTCTttcagaggtggaggtggacgaggaggcagaggaggaggcggtggaggaTTTAGccgaggtggaggaggcgggtatggaggaggcagaggaggcggtggaggatacggaggaggccgaggaggtggaggattCGGAGGCGGCAGAGGAGGTGGATTCAACCGGCAGCAAGACTACGGTCCTCCAGAACATGTCGTGG GACTGGGAGAGTTTGTGCATCCGTGTGAAGATGACATCGTGGTCAAGTGTACGACGGAGGAAAACAAAGTCCCCTACTTCAACGCCCCCGTGTACTTGGAAAACAAGGAGCAAATCGGGAAGGTGGACGAGATCTTCGGCCAGATCCGGGAATTT TATTTTTCAATCAAACTTTCTGATAACATGAAGGCGTCTTCATTtaagaaaatgcagaag TTTTATATCGATCCAATGAAGCTCCTCCCGCTGCACAGATTCCTCCCCAGGCCGCCGGGAGAGAAGGGTCCACCAagaggaggccgaggaggaagaggcg GTGGTTTTCGAGGTGGCCGTGGTGGAGGATTCGGGGGTGGACGGGGTGGAGGATTTGGTGGTGGGCGAGGTGGAGGATTTAGAGGCGGCAGCCGGGGTGGGGGCttcagaggagggaggggagatggaggaggacgtGGATTCAGAG GCTCGAGATAA
- the LOC130209855 gene encoding eukaryotic translation initiation factor 4E-1A isoform X1: MASALVLSTSVPANPEKENCETIIPKVLSPESHIKHPLQNKWALWFFKNDKSKTWQANLRMISKFDTVEDFWALYNHIQLSSNLMSGCDYSLFKDGIEPMWEDGRNRRGGRWLITLSKQQRRADLDRFWLETLMCLVGEAFDSHGDDVCGAVINVRAKGDKIAVWTTDYENKDAITHIGSIYKERLGVPPKVIIGYQSHADTATKSGSNTKNKFVT, encoded by the exons ATGGCGAGCGCTCTGGTG tTGTCAACTTCAGTTCCTGCTAATCCTGAAAAGGAAAACTGTGAAACAATAATTCCAAAGGTTTTGAGTCCTGAATCTCACATCAAGCACCCACTACAAAACAA GTGGGCTCTTTGGTTTTTCAAGAACGACAAAAGCAAAACATGGCAGGCCAACCTCCGCATGATCTCAAAGTTTGACACTGTGGAAGACTTCTGGGC aTTATACAATCACATTCAGCTATCGAGTAACTTGATGTCTGGCTGCGACTATTCGCTGTTTAAG GATGGGATTGAGCCCATGTGGGAGGATGGACGCAACCGCCGCGGTGGCCGCTGGCTCATCACTCTGTCGAAGCAGCAGCGTCGGGCAGACCTGGATCGCTTCTGGCTGGAGACG CTCATGTGTCTCGTGGGCGAGGCGTTTGACAGCCACGGCGACGACGTGTGCGGCGCCGTCATCAACGTCCGAGCCAAAGGAGACAAAATAGCCGTGTGGACCACGGACTACGAAAACAAGGACGCCATAACGCACATCGG gaGCATATATAAAGAGAGATTAGGCGTTCCGCCAAAAGTGATCATCGGGTACCAGTCGCACGCAGACACGGCCACGAAGAGCGGCTCCAACACCAAGAACAAGTTTGTGACCTGA
- the LOC130209855 gene encoding eukaryotic translation initiation factor 4E-1A isoform X2 — MISKFDTVEDFWALYNHIQLSSNLMSGCDYSLFKDGIEPMWEDGRNRRGGRWLITLSKQQRRADLDRFWLETLMCLVGEAFDSHGDDVCGAVINVRAKGDKIAVWTTDYENKDAITHIGSIYKERLGVPPKVIIGYQSHADTATKSGSNTKNKFVT; from the exons ATGATCTCAAAGTTTGACACTGTGGAAGACTTCTGGGC aTTATACAATCACATTCAGCTATCGAGTAACTTGATGTCTGGCTGCGACTATTCGCTGTTTAAG GATGGGATTGAGCCCATGTGGGAGGATGGACGCAACCGCCGCGGTGGCCGCTGGCTCATCACTCTGTCGAAGCAGCAGCGTCGGGCAGACCTGGATCGCTTCTGGCTGGAGACG CTCATGTGTCTCGTGGGCGAGGCGTTTGACAGCCACGGCGACGACGTGTGCGGCGCCGTCATCAACGTCCGAGCCAAAGGAGACAAAATAGCCGTGTGGACCACGGACTACGAAAACAAGGACGCCATAACGCACATCGG gaGCATATATAAAGAGAGATTAGGCGTTCCGCCAAAAGTGATCATCGGGTACCAGTCGCACGCAGACACGGCCACGAAGAGCGGCTCCAACACCAAGAACAAGTTTGTGACCTGA
- the gar1 gene encoding H/ACA ribonucleoprotein complex subunit 1 isoform X1, with product MCRPLLRSNNHEFTCLSAFFALFLTSLSRTGFRRRMSFRGGGGRGGRGGGGGGFSRGGGGGYGGGRGGGGGYGGGRGGGGFGGGRGGGFNRQQDYGPPEHVVGLGEFVHPCEDDIVVKCTTEENKVPYFNAPVYLENKEQIGKVDEIFGQIREFYFSIKLSDNMKASSFKKMQKFYIDPMKLLPLHRFLPRPPGEKGPPRGGRGGRGGGFRGGRGGGFGGGRGGGFGGGRGGGFRGGSRGGGFRGGRGDGGGRGFRGSR from the exons ATGTGTCGCCCATTGCTCCGTTCAAACAACCACGAGTTCACGTGTTTGTCTGCcttctttgctttgtttttgacTTCTCTTTCTCGCACAGGTTTTCGCAGAAGAATGTCTttcagaggtggaggtggacgaggaggcagaggaggaggcggtggaggaTTTAGccgaggtggaggaggcgggtatggaggaggcagaggaggcggtggaggatacggaggaggccgaggaggtggaggattCGGAGGCGGCAGAGGAGGTGGATTCAACCGGCAGCAAGACTACGGTCCTCCAGAACATGTCGTGG GACTGGGAGAGTTTGTGCATCCGTGTGAAGATGACATCGTGGTCAAGTGTACGACGGAGGAAAACAAAGTCCCCTACTTCAACGCCCCCGTGTACTTGGAAAACAAGGAGCAAATCGGGAAGGTGGACGAGATCTTCGGCCAGATCCGGGAATTT TATTTTTCAATCAAACTTTCTGATAACATGAAGGCGTCTTCATTtaagaaaatgcagaag TTTTATATCGATCCAATGAAGCTCCTCCCGCTGCACAGATTCCTCCCCAGGCCGCCGGGAGAGAAGGGTCCACCAagaggaggccgaggaggaagaggcg GTGGTTTTCGAGGTGGCCGTGGTGGAGGATTCGGGGGTGGACGGGGTGGAGGATTTGGTGGTGGGCGAGGTGGAGGATTTAGAGGCGGCAGCCGGGGTGGGGGCttcagaggagggaggggagatggaggaggacgtGGATTCAGAG GCTCGAGATAA